Below is a window of Cryobacterium sp. PAMC25264 DNA.
GCCGGACTGGCCCGGCTGGCCGCGCTGCTGCCCGCCGACCCGCAGACGCCGGGAGCGGGCGCGGCCGGCGGAACCGCGTTCGGCCTGCTGGCCTGGGGCGCCAACCTCGAGGCGGGCTCGGCCGCGGTGGGCCAGGCGCTCGGTGTCCCAGCCGCGGTGAGCGTCGCATCCGTCGTGATCACCGGTGAGGGACGCTACGACAGTCAGTCCGCCGCGGGCAAGGTGCCGTCGTATCTGGCCGGGCTCGCGGCGGCCGTCGGTGCCCCGGCGCTGCTCGTGGCCGGCGGCATCGACGCCGGTGCCCTGGCGACCGCTCCCGCGCCGTTCGCCCAGGCCGTGGCGCTCACCGATCTCGCCGGCGAAACCGCGGCCGCCCTGGCCGATCCGCTGGTGTGGCTCGAGGTCGCCGGCGCGCGGTTGGCGGGCTCGTTCTGAGGTTCTCTGCCGCATCCACTGACGCCACACCGGTGCCACCCCCGCGTGTGGGCTGCAACGTTGTAAACGACGCGGTAAGTTCACAGGTAGGAACGACGAGCGCGCGCCGCGGTGCGGCCTGCGTTCCCGGCGCCGAATGACCGACCAGGGGAGAGAAATGGCCGCAACACTGCGCGATGTGGCGGCGCTGGCCGGGGTGTCGATCAAGACCGTCTCCAACGTCGTCCACGACTTCGAACACATTCGCCCGTCAACCCGACAGCGCGTGCTCGCGGCCATCGACGAGCTCGGCTACAAGCCCAACATCTCGGCGCGCAGCCTGCGCTCCGGCCGCACCGGCGTGATCGGCCTGGCCCTGCCCGAGCTCAGCCTGAGCTACTTCGCCGAACTGGCGGATGCCATCATCCAGGCTGCCGAGCGTCGCGGCACCTCCGTGCTCATCGAGCAGACCGGCGGTGACCGGCAGCGCGAGATTCAGCTGCTGACCAGCCCGCACCGGCAGTTCACCGACGGCCTGATCTTCAGCCCACTGGGCATGGGCAATGACGACGCCGGCTACCTCAACGTGGACTATCCCCTGGTTCTGCTCGGCGAACGGATCTTCAACGGGCCCACCGACCACGTCACGATGCGCAACATCGAGGCGGCCAGGACGGCCACCGAGCACCTGCTCGCCTCCGGTCGACGACGCATCGCCGTGATCGGAGCGCACGAGGACGAGGTGATCGGCTCGGCCGGCTTGCGCCTCCGCGGCTACCGCGAAGCCCTTGACGCGGCCGGAATCGCGGTGGACCCGGCATTGATCGGCCACACGACGCTGTGGCACCGCGCCAACGGCGCGACCGCCATGCGAGCCCTGCTCGATACCGGCGTGCAGTTCGACGCCGTGTTCGCGCTCAATGACACCCTGGCGCTGGGGGCGATGCGGGTGCTCCAGGAATCGGGGCGGCGCATCCCGCTGGATGTCGCGGTCGTCGGCTTTGACGACCTCGACGAATCCAGTTACTGCCTGCCGGCCCTGTCCACGATCAATCCCGGTCGGGACGAGATCGCCGACACGGCCGTACGGATCCTGCTCGAGCGCATCTCCGGAGGAGCTGCCGAGCAGGGGCCGCGCGAAATCGAGACGGAGTTCCGGCTGGTCCAGCGCGAATCGACCGACCCGGCCTCATCGCCGGCCTCCGCCGGGTAGCGGTCGGTCGCCCGCCGCCTGCGTCGTGCCGTCCGGCAGCCGAGCTCCGGCGCGCCCGCGGCGGTAGGGAAATTGTTATGCAGCACTTCGTGCGGATCGCTTGACAGCGGAGGACGCGGCTCGGCATGATGCATTTACAACGTTTACCTATAACGTTGTAATTATTGAAATCGGATACCGCCACGTCTCTTCGCCTCGAGCGAATCGACCGGCTGCAGCCGACTCGATGACGATTCGAATCAAGGAGGATTCGTGAAGGCCCTGTTCACTCACTGCGCATCGCCCTCGTCGCGAACCTTCTCGCACCTAACCCACAGCACCCGCTCCGACTTGGTCGCCGCCGGCGCCGGGTCGTGCACTGACACAACGGTGTTCCCACACCAGCGAGAGGAAGCAATTCAATGAAGACCAAATTCCTGGCATCGGTCGGCATCATCGCCGTCGCCGCGGCCGCGCTCACCGGATGCTCGGCCGGTTCGGAGTCGAGCGGCAGCAGCAAGGCATCCTGCACGAACAAGATCGTCAACGCCGACGCCCCGCAGGTCAGCGTGTGGGCCTGGTATCCGGCGTTCGAAGAGGTCGTCGACGTCTTCAACAACAGCCATGACGACGTTCAGGTCTGCTGGACCAACGC
It encodes the following:
- a CDS encoding LacI family DNA-binding transcriptional regulator, giving the protein MAATLRDVAALAGVSIKTVSNVVHDFEHIRPSTRQRVLAAIDELGYKPNISARSLRSGRTGVIGLALPELSLSYFAELADAIIQAAERRGTSVLIEQTGGDRQREIQLLTSPHRQFTDGLIFSPLGMGNDDAGYLNVDYPLVLLGERIFNGPTDHVTMRNIEAARTATEHLLASGRRRIAVIGAHEDEVIGSAGLRLRGYREALDAAGIAVDPALIGHTTLWHRANGATAMRALLDTGVQFDAVFALNDTLALGAMRVLQESGRRIPLDVAVVGFDDLDESSYCLPALSTINPGRDEIADTAVRILLERISGGAAEQGPREIETEFRLVQRESTDPASSPASAG